The following proteins come from a genomic window of Liolophura sinensis isolate JHLJ2023 chromosome 13, CUHK_Ljap_v2, whole genome shotgun sequence:
- the LOC135480513 gene encoding small ribosomal subunit protein uS2m-like, with the protein MAFLSLRQLGRAVESVSCRVTSPWLRFCVRQQSGAPASANQVLTNDESLGSVHALLDPDYFGVRKLVRLKDMYEARVHWGHKEGVRNPYMAPYIFGCRLGVDLIDLEQSVPLLQDALNFTAHIAYQGGIILFISRNKQNMPLVERTAKEAGEYVHCRYWSGGVFTNANIQFGSVTRLPDLCIFINTLNNVFMQNIAVRDSAKMLIPTVGIVDTNCDPRLITYPVPGNDDTPTAVEYYCGLFAKAIRRGKDKQKADNLKT; encoded by the exons ATGGCATTCCTCAGTTTGAGACAGCTCG GTCGAGCTGTAGAGAGTGTGTCCTGTAGAGTGACCTCCCCTTGGTTACGTTTTTGTGTTAGACAGCAGTCTGGAGCTCCTGCATCAGCCAATCAGGTTCTGACAAATG ATGAATCTTTAGGAAGTGTTCATGCTCTGTTGGATCCGGACTACTTTGGAGTGCGTAAACTAGTCCGTCTGAAGGATATGTATGAAGCCAGAGTTCACTGGGGTCACAAGGAAGGAGTTCGGAACCCCTACATGGCACCGTATATCTTCGGCTGCCGGCTGGGTGTGGACTTAATAGACCTAGAGCAAAGCGTGCCATTACTCCAGGACGCGCTAAATTTCACAGCGCACATCGCCTACCAGGGAGGTATCATCTTGTTCATCAGCCGTAACAAACAGAACATGCCATTAGTGGAGAGAACAGCCAAGGAGGCTGGCGAGTACGTCCACTGTCGCTACTGGAGTGGAGGTGTTTTCACCAATGCCAATATTCAGTTCGGATCAGTCACACGCCTGCCCGATCTGTGCATCTTCATCAACACCTTGAACAATGTGTTCATGCAGAACATTGCTGTGAGAGACTCCGCTAAAATGCTGATCCCCACAGTAGGGATCGTGGACACGAACTGCGATCCCCGCCTCATCACTTACCCTGTCCCCGGTAACGACGACACACCCACCGCTGTCGAGTATTACTGTGGACTTTTTGCCAAGGCGATACGGCGGGGAAAAGACAAGCAGAAGGCAGATAACCTGAAGACGTGA
- the LOC135480313 gene encoding glutamine synthetase-like, which produces MDNLGKTNKQVLDRYLKLEADSGKIQLEYLWIDGTGEGIRSKCRTIDFVPKDVSELPIWNYDGSSTYQAEGSNSDMYLQPVAIFNDPFRLGNNKLVMCEVNKYNKLPADTNYRHTCREVMDRAKHEHPWFGIEQEYTMLSQDGHPFGWPKQGFPGPQGPYYCGVGANKVYGRDIVEAHYRACLYAGVKIAGCNAEVMPAQWEFQVGPCEGIDMGDHLWVARYILHRVSEDFGVVITLDPKPMPGDWNGAGAHTNYSTKSMREEGGLAHIEKAITKLSTKHDIHIKYYDPKEGEDNKRRLTGRHETSSIQDFSAGVANRGASIRIPRQVAEEGQGYLEDRRPASNCDPYRVTEIIVRTTVLDE; this is translated from the exons ATGGATAATTTGGGGAAGACGAACAAACAGGTCTTGGACCGCTACCTGAAGCTGGAGGCTGACAGTGGTAAGATACAGCTGGAGTATCTGTGGATTGACGGAACGGGGGAGGGGATTCGAAGCAAATGTCGTACCATTGACTTCGTCCCTAAGGATGTATCAG AACTTCCGATCTGGAATTACGACGGCTCCAGTACGTACCAGGCCGAGGGCTCCAATTCTGACATGTACCTACAGCCAGTGGCCATTTTCAATGATCCTTTCAGACTGGGTAACAACAAACTAGTCATGTGTGAGGTGAACAAGTACAACAAATTACCGGCAG acaCGAACTACCGTCACACGTGTCGTGAAGTGATGGATCGGGCCAAGCATGAACATCCCTGGTTCGGGATTGAACAGGAATACACTATGTTGTCCCAGGATGGACACCCATTCGGCTGGCCAAAACAGGGATTCCCAGGCCCACAAG GACCCTACTACTGTGGTGTGGGAGCGAATAAGGTGTACGGTCGGGACATCGTTGAGGCCCACTACCGCGCATGTCTGTACGCAGGTGTGAAGATTGCGGGTTGTAACGCGGAGGTCATGCCGGCTCAG TGGGAGTTCCAGGTGGGTCCGTGTGAAGGTATCGATATGGGTGACCACTTGTGGGTGGCCAGATACATCCTCCACAGGGTGTCCGAGGACTTCGGGGTCGTTATCACGCTCGACCCCAAACCCATGCCGGGAGATTGGAACGGCGCAGGCGCACACACTAACTACAGCACGAAGTCGATGAGAGAGGAGGGCGGATTAGC GCATATAGAGAAAGCGATCACCAAACTATCCACCAAGCACGATATCCACATTAAGTATTACGACCCGAAGGAAGGCGAGGACAACAAACGAAGACTGACGGGAAGACACGAGACATCCTCCATCCAAGACTTCTCGGCAGGAGTTGCCAACCGTGGCGCTAGTATTCGTATTCCCCGCCAGGTGGCTGAAGAAGGTCAAGGTTATCTGGAAGACAGACGTCCAGCTTCCAACTGTGATCCTTACAGAGTGACAGAAATCATCGTCAGAACGACGGTATTGGACGAGTGA